From Veillonella dispar, one genomic window encodes:
- a CDS encoding DUF116 domain-containing protein, whose product METQCKQYEKYPLYLILSTITCALLTAVLGFLMYVLEPGLTQLHPIAPIIITVVFSVCIGAIWLLCLSLIIASFGIIRLHPIVLRLANQFIYGLFPLSLLIGKVRGVTKDQLRQSMIDLINHLVMLDMYTVDPKRILLLTPHCLQESSCVHKVTHDVYNCKQCGRCQVGSLLQVAKDYGCQFIVVTGGTLARMKVKEARPKAIVAIACERDLASGMADVFPIPVIGVLNERPNGPCCNTTVDPERVRAAVEQLIGRKNDD is encoded by the coding sequence TTGGAGACTCAATGTAAGCAGTACGAAAAGTATCCGTTATACCTTATATTATCAACAATTACATGTGCTTTGCTTACAGCGGTACTAGGTTTTCTAATGTATGTGTTAGAACCTGGGCTTACACAATTACATCCTATTGCCCCCATAATTATTACAGTTGTTTTTTCTGTATGTATTGGTGCTATATGGTTATTGTGTTTATCCTTGATTATTGCTAGTTTCGGTATAATACGGTTACATCCTATTGTTTTAAGGCTAGCCAATCAGTTTATATATGGATTATTTCCATTATCCTTATTGATTGGTAAAGTGAGAGGGGTTACTAAGGATCAGCTTCGTCAGTCTATGATAGATTTGATTAATCATCTCGTGATGCTAGATATGTATACGGTTGATCCAAAACGCATATTGTTATTAACACCGCATTGTTTACAGGAAAGCTCTTGTGTTCATAAGGTTACACATGATGTATATAATTGTAAGCAGTGTGGTAGATGCCAGGTTGGAAGTTTATTACAAGTTGCCAAAGATTATGGTTGTCAATTTATAGTTGTTACAGGTGGTACATTAGCGCGAATGAAGGTAAAAGAAGCAAGGCCTAAGGCTATTGTAGCCATTGCTTGTGAACGTGATTTAGCAAGTGGTATGGCCGATGTATTTCCTATACCTGTCATTGGTGTTTTAAATGAAAGACCTAATGGACCATGTTGCAATACTACAGTGGATCCTGAACGAGTTCGTGCAGCAGTTGAACAATTAATTGGTAGGAAAAACGATGACTGA
- the fmt gene encoding methionyl-tRNA formyltransferase codes for MSNQKQLRVVFMGTPDFSVPTLEALIKAGHSIVGVYCQPDKQKGRGKQVQMPPVKVAALKHNLPVFQPVTLRDEQVQAELEALQPDVVVVIAYGKILPPWLIRLPQYGCINVHASILPKYRGAAPIHYAILNGDTKTGVTIMHMDDGLDTGDIIDIVETDILPGETTGQLFERMAVLGGETIVPVLTRWVNGEIVAIPQDDTMATHTAKITKEMGHIDWSKPANEIVNLIRGLNPTPGCYTYLDGKRLKVWSGEVVPSDTTHCLIDVHGKHVPIAISATTVPGTIVSKTAGLGVFCGDGNILLLTEVQPENKKRISATDFINGHQIKEGIVFGDSM; via the coding sequence TTGTCTAATCAAAAACAATTGCGCGTCGTATTTATGGGGACACCAGACTTTTCCGTTCCTACTTTAGAAGCATTAATTAAGGCTGGACACTCTATAGTTGGTGTATACTGCCAGCCTGATAAACAAAAAGGTCGCGGTAAACAAGTTCAAATGCCACCTGTAAAAGTAGCAGCGCTGAAACATAATTTACCTGTGTTCCAACCTGTCACCTTACGTGATGAACAAGTACAAGCGGAACTTGAAGCGTTACAACCTGATGTAGTAGTGGTTATTGCGTACGGTAAAATCTTACCGCCATGGCTTATTCGCTTACCTCAATATGGATGTATTAACGTCCATGCATCTATTTTACCTAAGTATAGAGGGGCTGCGCCGATTCATTATGCCATTTTAAATGGGGATACTAAAACAGGTGTTACCATTATGCATATGGATGATGGTCTTGATACTGGTGACATTATCGATATCGTGGAAACCGATATCTTACCTGGTGAAACGACAGGGCAATTATTTGAACGTATGGCTGTACTTGGTGGCGAAACGATTGTTCCCGTATTAACTCGTTGGGTTAATGGGGAAATTGTGGCAATTCCACAAGATGATACAATGGCTACACACACTGCCAAAATTACAAAAGAAATGGGACACATTGATTGGTCTAAGCCTGCTAATGAAATTGTAAATCTCATTAGAGGACTTAATCCAACTCCTGGATGTTATACATATCTCGATGGAAAACGTTTAAAAGTATGGTCTGGAGAAGTGGTTCCCAGTGATACGACTCACTGTTTGATAGATGTTCATGGTAAACATGTACCAATTGCTATTTCAGCCACAACTGTTCCTGGTACAATCGTATCTAAAACAGCCGGGTTAGGTGTATTTTGTGGTGATGGAAATATACTTCTATTAACAGAAGTACAACCGGAAAATAAAAAGCGTATTTCTGCTACCGATTTTATTAATGGACATCAGATAAAGGAAGGTATCGTTTTTGGAGACTCAATGTAA
- the def gene encoding peptide deformylase, translating to MAVLDVVKAGHPVLKQIAEPVEHVNKKLRALIDDMAETMYETEGVGLAAPQVAVSKRIIVVDDHAGSGLIALINPEITHAEGSQVGPEGCLSVPGYFGDVERFDKITVKGIDPHNKKVTIKAEGFLARIFQHEIDHLEGHLFIEKATNLRLITDHPEEKEIV from the coding sequence ATGGCAGTATTAGACGTTGTGAAAGCAGGTCATCCCGTTTTAAAACAAATTGCGGAACCTGTAGAACATGTTAATAAAAAACTTAGAGCCCTTATCGATGATATGGCTGAAACAATGTATGAAACCGAAGGTGTTGGACTGGCTGCACCTCAAGTAGCTGTATCTAAACGAATTATCGTCGTAGATGATCATGCTGGTAGTGGTCTCATTGCCTTAATTAATCCTGAAATCACTCATGCTGAAGGCTCCCAAGTGGGACCAGAAGGATGTTTGAGTGTACCTGGTTATTTTGGTGATGTTGAAAGATTCGATAAAATCACAGTTAAAGGAATTGACCCTCATAATAAAAAGGTAACAATTAAAGCTGAAGGATTCTTGGCGCGTATTTTTCAACATGAAATTGACCATTTAGAAGGGCATTTGTTTATTGAAAAAGCAACTAACTTACGATTGATTACGGATCATCCTGAGGAGAAAGAAATTGTCTAA
- the priA gene encoding replication restart helicase PriA gives MRVAQVIINRPAKQLHKPLSYLMPEKFGNVLPGTRVLIPLGNSREEGILIGYEELIEPPEFKLRNIVQVLDNEPWFTPEMMDTARRLNEYYLFSYGDALRLFTVNKTLKSYEAPKEEWLVVTPAFSVEQFSERKKKQRELAKYLLEVGGASKALLLAKGFSRMVIKQVSEAKGITNESRFKATKTTFDELFTEEVNIPLTDAQQAVYKPIQEAMNSHQHKTFLLHGVTGSGKTQLYLKATARCISQDKTAIILVPEIILTDQIVRRFVETFGDEVVVFHSKLTVQQRNNNWERLRRKDSHIIIGARSAVFAPAEDIGLIVVDEEHDTSYKQEDMVRYHARNVALWRGEAHGCPVILGSATPAVTSYYKAKQGEYHLLELPHRIFEQPMPKVTIVDMKEEILHGNYSVFSDAMSSLIQKTLNEHNQMIILLNRRGYNTFVMCRDCGETIMCPHCDVAMVYHQAGEELRCHYCEHHEPIPTVCPKCHSKRIKFFGSGTQKVEEELRQHFKSARIARLDQDVTKNKQLAEDILHDFGAHKYDILLGTQMVSKGHDFKDVTAVGILTADSVLNIPVYTASERTFDLLTQTSGRAGRGDKTGSVVIQTYNPLNYAIIKSKAHDYVGFYNEEIQNRKALGYPPFREMIHMVVRHQNMDTLETIANRIVSDLETHKGDSDILINGPYEASIKKVRDMYRLAIMIRGTDLSNLKEYIYNSWIFTQEGLLIDVDPV, from the coding sequence ATGCGTGTCGCACAAGTTATTATTAATAGACCTGCTAAACAACTTCATAAACCATTAAGCTACTTAATGCCTGAAAAGTTTGGAAATGTCTTACCTGGCACACGTGTACTTATTCCATTAGGCAATAGTCGTGAAGAGGGTATTCTAATTGGTTATGAAGAATTAATAGAACCCCCTGAATTTAAATTACGAAATATTGTTCAAGTATTAGACAATGAACCGTGGTTTACACCTGAAATGATGGATACTGCACGTCGTTTAAATGAATATTATTTATTCTCTTATGGCGATGCATTGCGTTTGTTTACAGTTAATAAAACCCTTAAATCCTATGAAGCGCCTAAGGAAGAATGGCTTGTTGTTACGCCTGCTTTTTCTGTAGAACAATTTAGTGAGCGAAAAAAGAAGCAACGAGAGTTAGCCAAATATTTACTTGAAGTAGGTGGTGCATCAAAAGCTTTATTATTGGCCAAAGGATTTTCTCGTATGGTCATTAAACAAGTGAGTGAAGCTAAGGGGATTACCAATGAATCTAGATTTAAAGCTACAAAGACTACCTTTGATGAATTGTTTACAGAAGAAGTTAATATACCATTAACTGATGCACAACAAGCGGTATATAAGCCTATTCAAGAGGCGATGAATTCACATCAACATAAAACCTTTTTATTGCATGGTGTAACAGGTAGTGGGAAAACGCAACTGTATTTAAAAGCCACAGCCCGCTGTATAAGTCAAGATAAGACCGCTATTATACTGGTTCCAGAAATTATTTTGACAGATCAAATTGTACGGCGCTTTGTAGAAACCTTTGGTGATGAAGTTGTAGTATTTCATAGTAAATTGACGGTCCAACAACGTAATAATAACTGGGAGCGTTTACGTCGCAAGGATAGTCATATTATTATTGGTGCCCGATCAGCAGTTTTTGCTCCAGCAGAGGATATTGGTCTTATCGTAGTCGATGAAGAACACGATACATCTTATAAGCAAGAGGATATGGTTCGTTATCATGCCCGTAACGTTGCCTTATGGCGTGGAGAAGCACATGGTTGTCCTGTCATATTAGGTTCCGCTACACCAGCTGTTACTTCTTATTATAAAGCTAAGCAAGGGGAGTATCATTTGCTAGAGTTGCCTCATCGAATTTTTGAACAACCCATGCCAAAGGTAACGATTGTTGATATGAAGGAAGAAATTCTTCATGGCAACTATTCTGTTTTTTCTGATGCTATGAGTAGCTTGATTCAAAAAACATTGAACGAACATAATCAAATGATTATTCTTTTAAATAGACGTGGTTACAATACATTTGTTATGTGTAGAGACTGTGGAGAAACCATTATGTGTCCACATTGTGATGTGGCAATGGTGTATCATCAAGCTGGTGAGGAATTGCGTTGTCATTATTGTGAACATCATGAACCAATTCCTACAGTATGCCCAAAATGTCATAGCAAACGTATTAAGTTCTTTGGCTCAGGCACACAAAAGGTTGAAGAAGAATTACGACAGCACTTTAAATCTGCACGTATTGCTCGACTTGATCAAGATGTGACAAAGAATAAGCAATTAGCAGAAGATATTTTACATGATTTTGGGGCCCATAAATATGATATTTTATTGGGAACTCAAATGGTATCAAAAGGGCATGACTTTAAAGATGTAACAGCTGTTGGTATTTTAACGGCTGATTCCGTTTTAAATATTCCTGTATATACTGCATCTGAACGAACTTTTGATCTGCTCACCCAGACTTCTGGTAGGGCTGGTCGAGGTGATAAAACGGGCAGTGTAGTTATACAAACATATAATCCTTTAAATTATGCTATAATAAAGAGTAAGGCTCATGATTATGTAGGCTTTTACAATGAAGAAATCCAAAATCGTAAAGCCTTAGGATATCCTCCATTTAGAGAGATGATACATATGGTAGTGCGTCATCAGAATATGGACACCTTGGAGACCATTGCTAATCGCATTGTAAGCGATTTAGAGACTCATAAAGGTGATAGCGATATTCTCATCAATGGACCTTATGAAGCGAGTATTAAAAAGGTACGAGACATGTATCGTTTAGCGATTATGATTCGCGGTACCGATTTATCAAATTTAAAAGAATATATATATAATTCATGGATCTTTACACAAGAAGGACTTTTGATTGATGTAGATCCAGTTTAG
- the metK gene encoding methionine adenosyltransferase, whose protein sequence is MAEKHMFFTSESVTEGHPDKIADQISDAVLDAIIEKDPTARVACETLVTTGLVHVVGEISTNTYVDIPRIVRDTVRDIGYTRAKFGFDCDTCGVLVSIDEQSADIAMGVDEALESKDGNGEALDKIGAGDQGMMFGYASNETPELMPMPISLAHRLSRRLTEVRKDGTLTYLRPDGKTQVTVEYVDGKPKRIDTIVISTQHSPEVTQEQIKADLKRFVIDAALPAEFVDENTKYFINPTGRFVIGGPHGDAGLTGRKIIVDTYGGMARHGGGAFSGKDPSKVDRSAAYAARYVAKNVVAAGLADKCEVQVAYAIGVAHPVSILVDTFGTGHIEETKIQELVKKHFDLRPAGIIEMLDLLKPHYRKTAAYGHFGRTDVDLPWERTDKAAILKAEAGL, encoded by the coding sequence ATGGCTGAAAAACATATGTTTTTTACTTCTGAATCTGTTACTGAAGGCCATCCAGATAAAATAGCTGACCAAATTTCTGATGCTGTTTTGGATGCGATTATTGAAAAAGATCCAACTGCTCGTGTAGCTTGTGAAACTTTAGTTACTACGGGTCTAGTTCATGTAGTAGGTGAAATCTCTACAAATACTTATGTGGATATTCCTCGCATCGTACGTGATACTGTTCGAGATATCGGCTATACACGTGCTAAATTTGGTTTTGACTGCGATACTTGTGGTGTATTAGTTTCTATCGATGAACAATCTGCTGATATCGCTATGGGCGTAGATGAAGCTCTTGAATCTAAAGATGGTAATGGTGAAGCACTAGATAAAATTGGTGCTGGTGACCAAGGTATGATGTTTGGTTATGCATCTAATGAAACACCTGAACTTATGCCAATGCCTATTTCTTTGGCTCATCGTTTATCCCGTCGTCTTACAGAAGTTCGTAAAGACGGTACTTTGACATACCTTCGTCCAGATGGTAAAACTCAAGTTACTGTTGAATATGTTGATGGTAAACCAAAACGTATTGATACAATCGTTATTTCTACGCAACATAGCCCTGAAGTAACTCAAGAACAAATTAAAGCAGATTTGAAACGCTTTGTTATCGACGCAGCGTTGCCTGCTGAATTTGTTGATGAAAATACAAAATACTTCATCAACCCAACTGGCCGTTTCGTAATCGGTGGCCCTCATGGTGATGCTGGTTTGACTGGCCGTAAAATCATCGTAGATACTTATGGCGGTATGGCTCGTCATGGCGGCGGTGCTTTCTCTGGTAAAGATCCATCTAAGGTAGACCGCTCTGCAGCATATGCTGCTCGTTATGTAGCTAAAAACGTTGTTGCAGCAGGTCTTGCTGATAAATGTGAAGTACAAGTTGCTTACGCAATCGGCGTTGCTCATCCTGTATCTATCTTAGTTGATACTTTTGGTACAGGTCATATTGAGGAAACTAAAATTCAAGAACTCGTTAAGAAACATTTCGACCTTCGTCCAGCAGGTATTATTGAAATGCTTGATTTGTTAAAACCTCATTATCGCAAAACTGCAGCATATGGTCACTTCGGTAGAACTGATGTAGATTTACCTTGGGAACGTACTGACAAAGCAGCAATTTTAAAAGCTGAAGCTGGCTTATAA
- a CDS encoding SulP family inorganic anion transporter, whose product MFAIQKAYLDGSLSKDKWSNNIIAGLVVGVVALPLAMAFAIASGVAPQAGIYTAIIAGIFVSLFGGSPVQIAGPTGAFIVLLSSIVVNYGFEGLQIATMMAGIMLILMSVAKLGTVIRFIPAPVIMGFTAGIGVTIWVGQWPYFFGFPQLPYMVHFHEKLWAMIQSLPNSDLPTLGIAVLSLALLLILPKIPYIKKVPAPIVAMVVATIIQAVYQFPSVLTIGSAFGGIPQGLPEFSIPILSFDKILTLIGPAFTIAMLGAIESLLSAVVADGMSGTKHESNTELFGQGLANVFAPLFGGIASTGAIARTATNIRQGGNSPLAGIIHAITLCIILLFLAPYAVYIPLASMAAILFVVAYNMSDAPRFVRMLILAPRPDQVILLLTFFLTIFTDLVVAVNVGVVLAVLQFMRKMVNTIDVHEASCAELSEQIKHEITIHPDIMVYTVEGPLFFGAISAFDRALNSIHKDPKYLIIRFVKVPFVDLTGLRILRSIIEELQKRGIEVLLSDVSYDIRREMYKSDFLDILGRHHMYRKFDSALHKAEHDLALLEAKEI is encoded by the coding sequence ATGTTTGCTATTCAAAAAGCTTATTTGGATGGCTCGTTAAGCAAAGATAAATGGAGCAATAATATTATTGCTGGTTTGGTGGTAGGAGTTGTAGCACTACCATTAGCCATGGCCTTTGCTATCGCCAGTGGAGTTGCGCCGCAAGCGGGTATCTATACTGCTATTATTGCAGGTATATTCGTTTCCTTATTTGGTGGTTCACCTGTACAGATTGCTGGTCCTACAGGGGCTTTCATCGTCCTATTAAGTAGTATAGTTGTAAACTATGGGTTCGAAGGTTTACAAATTGCTACTATGATGGCTGGTATTATGCTTATCTTGATGAGTGTAGCGAAGTTAGGTACAGTTATCCGATTTATTCCGGCTCCTGTTATTATGGGGTTCACAGCTGGTATTGGGGTTACGATTTGGGTTGGTCAATGGCCGTATTTCTTTGGATTTCCCCAATTACCTTATATGGTTCATTTTCATGAGAAATTGTGGGCTATGATTCAATCTTTGCCAAACTCAGATTTACCGACATTAGGTATAGCCGTATTAAGTTTAGCTTTATTATTGATATTACCTAAAATTCCGTATATCAAAAAAGTGCCAGCTCCTATTGTGGCCATGGTTGTAGCTACGATTATTCAAGCTGTTTATCAATTTCCCAGTGTATTGACGATTGGTAGTGCTTTTGGAGGCATTCCTCAAGGTTTACCAGAATTTTCTATACCGATTCTAAGCTTTGATAAAATATTAACTTTAATCGGACCTGCTTTTACCATTGCTATGCTGGGTGCTATAGAATCTTTGTTATCTGCAGTTGTAGCGGATGGTATGAGTGGTACAAAGCATGAATCAAATACTGAGTTGTTTGGACAAGGACTGGCTAATGTATTTGCCCCTTTATTTGGTGGTATTGCATCTACAGGAGCGATTGCGCGTACTGCTACCAATATTCGCCAAGGTGGTAATTCTCCATTAGCTGGTATCATTCATGCCATAACACTATGCATTATTTTGTTATTTTTAGCGCCTTATGCTGTTTATATTCCGTTAGCATCAATGGCTGCCATTCTTTTTGTTGTTGCCTATAATATGAGTGATGCGCCGCGATTTGTTCGCATGCTTATTTTAGCGCCACGACCAGATCAAGTTATTTTGCTTCTCACATTCTTTTTAACCATTTTCACAGATTTGGTTGTAGCCGTAAACGTAGGTGTAGTACTGGCTGTATTACAATTCATGCGTAAAATGGTTAATACTATTGACGTGCACGAAGCAAGTTGTGCTGAATTATCTGAGCAGATTAAACATGAAATCACAATACACCCTGATATCATGGTATATACAGTAGAAGGGCCGTTATTTTTTGGTGCTATAAGTGCTTTTGATCGGGCATTAAATTCGATTCATAAAGATCCTAAATATTTGATAATTCGTTTTGTGAAAGTACCATTTGTAGATTTAACGGGCTTACGTATATTACGTAGTATCATTGAAGAACTCCAAAAGAGAGGTATCGAGGTATTACTAAGTGATGTAAGTTATGATATACGTCGCGAAATGTATAAGTCTGATTTTTTAGATATTCTTGGTCGCCATCACATGTATCGAAAATTTGATAGTGCTCTTCACAAAGCTGAACACGATTTGGCTTTACTAGAGGCGAAAGAAATATAA
- the coaBC gene encoding bifunctional phosphopantothenoylcysteine decarboxylase/phosphopantothenate--cysteine ligase CoaBC produces the protein MREKHIIVAVSAGIAAYKAIEVVSRLRKKGAEVKVVMTENATHIASPLTFGEISGHPVAIDMFEQVHQWDVEHIALATWADTYVVVPATANVIGKIYAGIADDMLTTTIMATKAPKYLCPAMNTEMYNNPITQRNLEGLQALGYHIMEPAEGWLACGITGVGRLPEPEAIVEWLESQMCKSNELEGTTVLVTAGGTQENIDPVRYIGNRSSGKMGYAIAEQAARMGANVILVSAPTSLAVPSGVDFVPVDSALSMQHAVESRYDTVDVVVMAAAVSDFRVLHKAEQKIKKMESMTLELVKNPDILQGLGAKKKHQILVGFAAETEHVIEYGQDKVARKNLDMLVANDVSKSNAGFNVDTNEGYFLYPNKDPKEMPNMKKSELAHNIMKEVVELVKNK, from the coding sequence ATGCGCGAAAAACATATCATTGTCGCTGTATCTGCAGGTATTGCAGCGTATAAGGCAATTGAAGTAGTAAGCCGACTTCGTAAAAAGGGTGCTGAAGTAAAGGTTGTTATGACTGAAAACGCCACTCATATAGCTTCACCACTTACATTTGGTGAAATTAGTGGACATCCTGTAGCTATCGACATGTTTGAACAAGTACACCAATGGGATGTGGAGCATATTGCACTAGCAACATGGGCAGATACATATGTGGTTGTACCTGCTACAGCAAATGTGATTGGCAAAATTTATGCCGGTATTGCAGATGATATGCTAACGACAACAATAATGGCTACTAAGGCGCCAAAATATCTTTGTCCGGCTATGAATACCGAAATGTATAATAATCCCATTACGCAACGAAATTTAGAGGGATTACAGGCTTTGGGGTACCATATTATGGAACCGGCTGAAGGTTGGCTAGCCTGTGGTATCACTGGTGTGGGTCGTTTACCAGAGCCTGAAGCCATTGTAGAATGGCTTGAATCGCAGATGTGTAAATCTAATGAGCTTGAAGGTACCACAGTACTTGTTACCGCTGGTGGTACGCAAGAAAACATCGATCCTGTTCGTTATATTGGGAATCGTTCTAGCGGCAAAATGGGGTACGCCATTGCTGAACAAGCAGCACGCATGGGGGCTAATGTTATTTTAGTTAGTGCTCCTACATCTTTAGCTGTACCAAGTGGAGTAGATTTTGTTCCTGTTGATTCTGCCTTATCTATGCAACATGCTGTTGAATCTCGATACGATACGGTAGATGTAGTTGTTATGGCCGCTGCAGTATCTGACTTTAGAGTCCTTCATAAAGCAGAGCAAAAAATCAAAAAAATGGAGTCTATGACATTAGAACTTGTTAAGAATCCAGATATCCTACAAGGTTTAGGTGCTAAAAAGAAACATCAAATTCTTGTTGGGTTTGCAGCAGAAACAGAACATGTAATCGAGTATGGTCAAGATAAGGTAGCTAGAAAAAATCTAGATATGCTTGTAGCCAATGATGTAAGTAAGTCTAATGCTGGTTTTAATGTAGATACAAATGAAGGCTACTTCTTATATCCTAATAAAGATCCAAAAGAAATGCCTAATATGAAAAAATCTGAGTTAGCACATAACATTATGAAAGAAGTTGTGGAATTAGTAAAAAATAAATAG
- the rpoZ gene encoding DNA-directed RNA polymerase subunit omega, translating into MMVKPPLKKLESQVDSKYTLVTLAAKRARELTDGEQCLAESTHATDKPVSLAFYEIAEGEVTYKRTKEGIK; encoded by the coding sequence ATGATGGTAAAACCTCCATTGAAAAAATTGGAAAGTCAAGTTGATAGCAAATATACTTTGGTAACATTGGCAGCTAAACGGGCTCGTGAATTAACAGATGGCGAACAATGCTTAGCTGAATCTACACATGCAACTGACAAGCCTGTATCCTTGGCATTCTATGAAATTGCCGAAGGTGAAGTGACTTATAAACGCACAAAAGAAGGCATTAAATAA
- the gmk gene encoding guanylate kinase, which produces MSDRGLLIVISGPSGAGKGTICANIRKEMPNLVYSVSMTTRAPRVGEVEGVNYFFRSKEEFESLLSEDAFLEYAKVYDNYYGTPKQHVMDLLDEGKSVLLEIDIQGAMQVKERFSDAVFIYIVPPSLTELSERLHNRGTDAKEVIDKRLSLACSELALAHRYDYIVVNDDLGEASEKVASILRAESCKISRNKEQIQFIYKQYQESKEK; this is translated from the coding sequence ATGTCAGACAGAGGATTATTAATCGTTATATCCGGGCCATCTGGCGCAGGTAAAGGTACGATTTGTGCGAATATTCGAAAAGAAATGCCTAATCTAGTTTATTCCGTTTCTATGACAACACGGGCACCACGTGTTGGTGAAGTGGAAGGGGTCAATTATTTCTTTCGCTCAAAAGAAGAGTTTGAATCTCTATTAAGTGAAGATGCATTTTTAGAATATGCAAAAGTATATGATAATTACTACGGTACACCGAAGCAACATGTAATGGATTTATTAGATGAAGGTAAAAGTGTACTGTTAGAAATTGATATTCAAGGTGCTATGCAAGTAAAAGAACGTTTTAGTGATGCTGTATTTATTTATATAGTGCCACCGTCTTTAACTGAGTTATCTGAACGTTTACATAACCGCGGTACAGATGCGAAAGAAGTTATTGATAAACGGCTGTCATTAGCTTGTTCTGAATTGGCATTAGCTCATAGATATGACTATATAGTTGTAAATGATGATCTCGGAGAGGCATCAGAGAAGGTTGCTTCTATTTTACGGGCAGAATCCTGTAAGATTAGTCGTAATAAAGAGCAAATTCAATTTATTTATAAACAGTATCAAGAGTCTAAGGAGAAGTGA
- the remA gene encoding extracellular matrix/biofilm regulator RemA: MSIQLLNIGFGNMVSANRVMAIISPESAPIKRMVQDARDKGLLIDATYGRKTRAVLVMDSGQIVLSAIQPETVAHRLVQYDVDEDTVES; this comes from the coding sequence ATGAGTATTCAATTATTGAATATAGGCTTTGGTAATATGGTATCTGCTAACCGTGTTATGGCTATCATTAGTCCTGAATCTGCACCAATTAAACGTATGGTTCAAGATGCACGTGATAAGGGCCTACTCATTGATGCTACATATGGTCGTAAGACTCGTGCTGTATTAGTTATGGATAGTGGTCAAATTGTATTATCTGCAATTCAACCAGAAACCGTAGCACATCGACTTGTGCAATATGATGTAGACGAAGATACAGTAGAATCATAG
- a CDS encoding YicC/YloC family endoribonuclease gives MKSMTGFGSGTATKDGITCTVEIKSVNARFLDLFIRSPKQINPFETIIRGLVQDRITRGKVEVSVSIQDAGERPKTFTINSVLRKQIQELLVQEEFYDDPKKVPLQAVNSVSNEWIQQQDTPIAEDVLSEIVKESTTQALDALIAMRTVEGKHIEQDLLSRISTLENVIKHIDENKAGAVEAYREHIKGKIQEYLVSLEASISEDRFLQEIALLADKTDITEEIVRFTSHVVQLKNTLVDENSIGRKVDFILQEMNREVNTIGSKAMDSSITEFVVQLKCELEKIREQVQNVE, from the coding sequence ATGAAAAGTATGACCGGTTTTGGTTCTGGCACGGCAACCAAAGATGGCATTACCTGCACGGTAGAAATAAAGTCCGTAAATGCGCGATTTCTTGATTTATTTATACGTAGTCCAAAGCAAATAAACCCTTTTGAAACCATTATTCGCGGATTAGTACAAGATCGAATTACCCGCGGTAAGGTCGAAGTATCTGTTTCTATTCAGGATGCGGGAGAGAGACCTAAGACCTTTACAATAAATAGTGTGTTGAGAAAGCAGATACAAGAATTACTTGTTCAAGAAGAGTTTTATGATGACCCTAAAAAGGTTCCTTTGCAAGCGGTCAACTCTGTTTCTAATGAATGGATTCAACAACAAGATACACCGATTGCAGAAGATGTGCTTTCAGAAATAGTAAAAGAATCTACAACTCAAGCATTAGATGCTCTAATAGCAATGCGTACGGTAGAAGGTAAACATATTGAACAAGATTTATTATCACGTATCTCTACCTTAGAAAATGTCATCAAACATATTGATGAGAATAAGGCGGGAGCCGTAGAAGCGTATCGCGAGCATATAAAAGGTAAAATTCAAGAGTACTTAGTTTCTTTGGAAGCGAGTATAAGTGAAGATCGTTTTTTGCAGGAAATAGCTTTACTAGCTGATAAGACTGATATTACGGAAGAGATTGTCCGATTCACCTCACATGTGGTACAATTAAAAAACACACTTGTAGATGAGAATTCCATCGGTCGTAAGGTGGATTTTATTTTGCAAGAAATGAATCGTGAAGTGAATACAATTGGTTCCAAAGCTATGGATTCAAGTATTACAGAGTTTGTGGTTCAACTTAAATGTGAGTTAGAAAAAATTAGAGAACAAGTACAGAATGTAGAGTAA